From the Candidatus Cloacimonadota bacterium genome, one window contains:
- a CDS encoding YihA family ribosome biogenesis GTP-binding protein → MVRFVESFFVKSAVEPADYPASAYPEFAFAGRSNVGKSTLINLLTNNSKLAKTSGTPGKTRLLNFFLIRWKDDSDESQGRLQLTDLPGYGYAEVSQAEQEKWRRMLDHYFEQREQVRGMIVLVDIRREADPKDILMLELLRLRGIDHCVVATKADKIPKTKLAKTLKLLAHGLGLGNAPITAVSALKNTGLEPLYEWIGQRAKP, encoded by the coding sequence ATGGTCCGCTTCGTTGAATCCTTTTTCGTGAAAAGCGCGGTGGAGCCAGCGGATTATCCCGCCAGCGCCTATCCGGAATTTGCCTTTGCCGGACGCAGCAATGTGGGAAAATCCACCCTCATCAACCTGCTCACAAACAACAGTAAACTCGCCAAAACCAGCGGTACACCAGGCAAAACACGCCTGCTGAATTTCTTCCTCATCCGCTGGAAGGACGACAGTGACGAAAGCCAGGGACGCCTGCAGCTTACCGACCTTCCCGGCTATGGCTATGCCGAAGTTTCCCAGGCTGAACAGGAAAAATGGCGCCGCATGTTGGATCACTATTTTGAACAGCGGGAACAAGTTAGGGGCATGATTGTGCTTGTGGACATCCGCCGTGAAGCCGATCCCAAGGATATTCTGATGTTGGAACTGCTCCGTTTGCGCGGCATCGACCACTGCGTGGTCGCCACCAAGGCAGACAAAATTCCCAAAACAAAGCTTGCCAAAACCCTGAAGCTTCTTGCCCACGGATTGGGGCTGGGAAATGCACCCATCACAGCCGTTTCGGCGCTTAAAAACACCGGATTGGAGCCGCTCTACGAGTGGATTGGCCAGCGTGCTAAACCCTGA